From a region of the Coffea arabica cultivar ET-39 chromosome 3e, Coffea Arabica ET-39 HiFi, whole genome shotgun sequence genome:
- the LOC113736663 gene encoding uncharacterized protein isoform X2, producing the protein MKKDPSIMKENMKWTLAMDEVVIQALLDQHYKGFRVDGTFTPTAYNNIINELKKKLGIEFTKSHLKNRLKTLKEHFKESYDFFRNGKLSGFSWNPFTKTWCAEPEVWEQLLQEKPEAIRWKTKVINHYDSLEELFAKDRATGQGAETAKEKRMRWMNEPNGVQFESIIEIDDMLCQNEISLENFNNSSKELDAQRSKACNNKQSQGTTATQGKKRKVTCDEEFESLKGALHNVADALREGNTILEKSRPRVYSEKEIYDELVNIGVETDLIDDYYVFLCQNTEKVRSFFGCPSERRRNILNKLMNGF; encoded by the exons ATGAAGAAAGATCCAAGCATTATGAAGGAAAACATGAAATGGACTCTAGCAATGGATGAAGTCGTCATTCAGGCCCTTTTGGATCAGCATTATAAAGGATTTCGTGTGGACGGAACTTTTACACCAACTGCATACAATAATATTATCAATGAGTTGAAGAAGAAACTTGGAATAGAATTTACCAAAAGCCATTTGAAGAATCGATTGAAGACACTCAAGGAACACTTCAAGGAGTCCTATGATTTCTTTAGAAATGGAAAATTGAGTGGTTTTTCTTGGAATCCATTCACAAAAACTTGGTGCGCTGAACCTGAAGTTTGGGAACAACTTCTACAG GAAAAACCTGAAGCTATAAGGTGGAAGACTAAAGTTATCAACCATTATGACAGCTTAGAAGAACTTTTTGCTAAAGATAGGGCAACAGGACAGGGTGCTGAAACAGCGAAAGAGAAACGTATGCGTTGGATGAATGAACCAAATGGAGTGCAGTTTGAAAGTATTATTGAGATTGACGACATGCTATGTCAAAATGAGATCAGTCTAGAGAACTTCAATAATTCAAGTAAGGAGTTGGATGCACAACGATCAAAGGCATGTAACAACAAACAATCTCAAGGTACAACagcaacacaaggtaagaaaagaaaagtcacATGTGATGAAGAATTTGAAAGTTTGAAGGGTGCACTTCACAATGTTGCTGATGCACTAAGAGAAGGTAATACTATTCTTGAAAAATCTAGGCCACGGGTATATTCAGAGAAAGAGATTTATGATGAACTTGTTAATATTGGAGTTGAGACAGACCTGATTGATGATTATTATGTGTTCCTTTGTCAAAACACCGAGAAAGTAAGAAGCTTCTTTGGGTGCCCATCGGAAAGGCGTAGGAATATTTTGAACAAATTGATGAATGGATTTTAG